The DNA region TATTGGATTCGAAGGATGAGAGAATATCTTCAAGATCAACTAATCAATTCAAGTCAAGTCTCGAACAGACATAGACCAACCACCCTTTAAAATTTGCGCCATATTCGAGATATGATGTCATTGTCAAgaggggcttataggcatagcctagcctcgactccggaTCCAGCAGATGCAAGTAATACAAGTTGATGTCGTATTTAATAAGAAAGGGTAATATATTGGTAAATTCGTGTAAGACCTCAGTGCGCCCACTCACATCGTGTGactgaatttaaaataaacttcCGTCGGTGGTATACCAAATCTATTAAGTTATCAAActtgatttaaaataatatgtccTTACCTCGATAATCAACATACGAATTATTATCTGTATCATATCCGTTAAAAATCTGCAAAGCTTCGTCGGTAAACGAATGGCCAAACAGGCGCTGAATTGTGGAACTCAGTTCAGAGCGACTGTATGAAAAttgaaaacataaaaaacactGTATAACAATAGATTTTTTGTACTTCTTATTGTCACGAACACCGTGGTAcgaataacataaaaaataacagaatGTTTCAATGACGAATTAAAAGATGGACATTATTAGTAATATTTGTCAATTTCGGaaatgtatttacatttaaCTACGTATATGACATAGACGTAACGGACCGACTAGTTGTTCGTTACAGTTAGCAGACTAGACTAGAACAAAAGATTACcgatataattaatttaattcatgcgatagtttgttttttttcttcaaatttttatattttttatctttgaattattaaagtattattttcTATAGAaatcttttgaaatgaaataaataaaaaagactaGATGTTCGTTCAGTTAACCGACTGGGTGTTCGTTACAGTTAAGGCCAACTCATACAATCGTCTGACTCGTCGGACAAGACAAGTCGTCTTGAGATAGCGTCGGGCGTAGATTTTAGGTCGTCGAGAGaactttaaatatgtttaattttctcccAACGATTGGCCTTTTTAGCCTATTAGAGAATACAATAGAATAGAACTTTGTATATCAATATTCTTATTTTGTCTGGAAAGATAAAAGTCACTTTAAAACTGGATCCCCTGTAAACATCAACTGCACCCCATACCTCCCAATTCCCTTGGCTGTACCTTACCTGATAACTCCATCTCCTGATGTATCGTACAATGAGAAGAGCTCGTAGATTTCGGCGTTTGTTGGAGACATACCTGATCTTCTGACAGGAGATTCGTGTATTTCATTGTCCTGACTTCTGAATCGAAATCCTTGAAATTAAAGCATGATATTATTAAGTATACTACTTACTGTAGTAcacattatataataaacaatataatcaATAAACAAGCATTCTGATTAAAtaaatcgttaaaataaaataaaattcaaatatactgtatagaaaataattaatgacgtggaaaataaatgattttcaAAAATTGCATAAACTGTATTACAGACACGTGTGCAACATATATATAGTGGGTGTAGttgttgtataggcctacctgtCGAAAGCATACAATTTAGGTTTATAAAAATGAATTGGGCTCCTAAACACAGTATTTAAAACTATTATGTTACAAACATTATGTTGTATGATGGACAGTTAGGCTGCTACAGGCCTATACTATGAGGCctatactattaggcctactacgaCAGATAACTATACTTTATAACCATCATCCGTGGTATAACTATGGGCGGGCCTACTGCAATTTAGATATGTCTCCAACCTGTACGTTTAAGATGTTTATTCTCGTATGCTGAAACGCTCTGACAAAGGAATGAGGCGCAAATGCAGATGTACATCAAAGTAGTTCCTTCCATTATTACACACTttctaaaatttatttttataaaaaaaaaatacatattacgGCAGGTGAgaataaaatagtataacagATTTGTACCTCTTTCTATATTTCCAGTGGCATTAGAAGAGTTGGTCACTAGCTTATCTAGCTGCGCTAAACATCTCTAAGGATGTTAGATGTACACCTAAGATTACCCAACTATACTAGAGAAAAAAGGTTACCTGAATATCTGGTATATCTGAAAAACTTCTTAAATTGTATTTCTCGTGTGTGAAGTTACAGTACGCGAATTAATCAACCCATTCCGCGTTTTTGTCTAATATATAGCGTTCGACAAAACAAACGTCACACTATACACACATAATAACAAGTTTAATATAGAGAAAAGTCAGACTCAATGAGTAGGTGTAATGTGTGTAAAAGCACTTATCTGCTTCTGTCATATCTTTGTTTAATTCATGCCGAAGACTGAACAAAC from Antedon mediterranea chromosome 2, ecAntMedi1.1, whole genome shotgun sequence includes:
- the LOC140039731 gene encoding uncharacterized protein isoform X1, with protein sequence MYILCWDEYRFEHENTGNGFLIRLSTKCVIMEGTTLMYICICASFLCQSVSAYENKHLKRTGFRFRSQDNEIHESPVRRSGMSPTNAEIYELFSLYDTSGDGVISRSELSSTIQRLFGHSFTDEALQIFNGYDTDNNSYVDYREFATMMRNENKK
- the LOC140039731 gene encoding uncharacterized protein isoform X2, with amino-acid sequence MLGRVSFRTRKCVIMEGTTLMYICICASFLCQSVSAYENKHLKRTGFRFRSQDNEIHESPVRRSGMSPTNAEIYELFSLYDTSGDGVISRSELSSTIQRLFGHSFTDEALQIFNGYDTDNNSYVDYREFATMMRNENKK
- the LOC140039731 gene encoding uncharacterized protein isoform X3 codes for the protein MEGTTLMYICICASFLCQSVSAYENKHLKRTGFRFRSQDNEIHESPVRRSGMSPTNAEIYELFSLYDTSGDGVISRSELSSTIQRLFGHSFTDEALQIFNGYDTDNNSYVDYREFATMMRNENKK